A region of Rhizorhabdus wittichii RW1 DNA encodes the following proteins:
- a CDS encoding coenzyme A transferase (PFAM: coenzyme A transferase), whose product MTTLDKRTTAEAVVGRLRDGMTIGIGGWGPRRKPMALVRALLRSDVKDLTVVAYGGPEVGMLLAAGKVRKLIYGFVSLDAIPLEPYFRKAREAGGLEVLELDEGMLQWGLKAAALRLPFLPTRVGLGTDVFDQGGFRTVTSPYDDGEVLLAMPAVPLDLALIHVHRADRMGNIQALGPDTYYDEWFAKAAKEVVVSAEEVVDRLDLSHPEDARANIVERCFVQHVVEARHGAHPTSMPPAYGWDMPALKAYVASAGEADGWARYRTDMIGPDEAHYLAQAGGDAIAELPLPIF is encoded by the coding sequence GTGACGACATTGGACAAGCGCACCACCGCCGAGGCGGTGGTCGGCCGCCTGCGCGACGGGATGACGATCGGCATCGGCGGCTGGGGCCCGCGGCGCAAGCCGATGGCGCTGGTCCGCGCGCTGCTGCGCAGCGACGTCAAGGACCTGACCGTCGTCGCCTATGGCGGGCCCGAGGTCGGCATGCTGCTGGCGGCGGGCAAGGTGCGCAAGCTGATCTACGGCTTCGTCTCGCTCGACGCGATCCCGCTGGAACCCTATTTCCGCAAGGCGCGCGAGGCCGGCGGCCTCGAGGTGCTGGAGCTCGACGAGGGCATGCTGCAATGGGGGTTGAAGGCCGCCGCGCTGCGCCTGCCCTTCCTGCCGACCCGCGTCGGCCTGGGCACCGACGTGTTCGACCAGGGCGGCTTCCGCACCGTGACCTCGCCCTATGACGACGGCGAGGTGCTGCTGGCGATGCCGGCGGTGCCGCTCGACCTCGCGCTGATCCACGTCCACCGCGCCGACCGGATGGGCAACATCCAGGCGCTCGGCCCCGACACCTATTATGACGAATGGTTCGCCAAGGCGGCGAAGGAGGTCGTCGTGTCGGCCGAGGAGGTGGTCGACCGGCTCGACCTCAGCCATCCCGAGGACGCCAGGGCCAACATCGTCGAGCGCTGCTTCGTGCAGCATGTCGTCGAGGCGCGGCACGGCGCCCACCCCACGTCGATGCCGCCCGCCTATGGCTGGGACATGCCCGCGCTCAAGGCCTATGTCGCCAGCGCCGGCGAGGCGGACGGCTGGGCGCGCTACCGGACCGACATGATCGGCCCCGACGAGGCGCATTATCTGGCGCAGGCGGGCGGCGACGCCATCGCCGAGCTGCCGCTCCCGATTTTCTGA
- a CDS encoding AMP-dependent synthetase and ligase (PFAM: AMP-dependent synthetase and ligase) — translation MVLPTTLTMGVLLDEAAGRWGDRPFVREEDGGVLSFAGFRRAARAVSGALLARGARKGDRIAIWAPNSGAWAVAAAGATQIGLELIPLNTRFKGAEAEDILRRGEVRWLFTVRGFLGLDYAAMLEGRDLPRLEETVFLDGLDAWLAAKGGAGDAEVSAAIAAVGGDDTVDILFTSGTTGRPKGVMSGHQQNLRTFQAWSDAVGLREGDHYLIVNPFFHTFGYKAGWVAALLQGATIFPVAQFNAAHVLATVAAERITVLPGPPTIFQSLLDEPARGAADTASLRLAVTGAASVPPVLIRRMHDELGIDEVLTAYGLTEGSGCVSATQAGDPVELVASTCGRPIPGVEVRLVDGAGRDVPAGEPGELLVRGFNVMKGYLDDPRATAETIDGDGWLRTGDIATQDARGYLRITDRAKDLFICGGFNCYPAEIEARLLEHPDVARVAVVGRPDERMGEVGHAVVVPRPGAARDGKALLAWCREQMANYKVPRSVEWVDELPVNAAGKVQRFLLK, via the coding sequence ATGGTATTGCCGACGACATTGACGATGGGTGTTCTTCTCGACGAGGCGGCGGGGCGCTGGGGCGACCGGCCGTTCGTGCGCGAGGAGGACGGCGGCGTCCTGTCCTTCGCCGGTTTCCGCCGGGCGGCGCGCGCCGTGTCGGGCGCCCTGCTGGCGCGCGGCGCGCGCAAGGGCGATCGGATCGCGATCTGGGCGCCCAACAGCGGCGCCTGGGCGGTCGCTGCCGCCGGCGCGACCCAGATCGGGCTCGAATTGATCCCGCTCAACACCCGCTTCAAGGGCGCCGAGGCCGAGGACATATTGCGGCGGGGCGAGGTGCGCTGGCTGTTCACCGTTCGCGGCTTCCTGGGCCTCGACTATGCGGCGATGCTCGAAGGGCGCGACCTGCCCCGGCTGGAGGAGACCGTCTTCCTCGACGGTCTCGACGCCTGGCTGGCGGCGAAGGGCGGGGCGGGCGACGCCGAGGTCTCGGCCGCGATCGCGGCGGTCGGCGGCGACGACACGGTCGACATCCTGTTCACCTCGGGCACCACCGGGCGGCCCAAGGGGGTGATGAGCGGCCACCAGCAGAATCTGCGCACCTTCCAGGCGTGGAGCGACGCGGTCGGGCTGCGCGAGGGCGACCATTATCTGATCGTCAATCCCTTCTTCCACACCTTCGGCTACAAGGCGGGCTGGGTCGCGGCGCTGTTGCAGGGGGCGACGATCTTCCCCGTCGCGCAGTTCAACGCCGCCCATGTGCTGGCGACGGTCGCGGCCGAGCGGATCACGGTGCTGCCGGGGCCGCCGACCATCTTCCAGTCGCTGCTCGACGAACCGGCGCGGGGCGCGGCGGACACGGCCAGCCTGCGGCTCGCGGTGACGGGTGCCGCCAGCGTGCCGCCGGTGCTGATCCGCCGCATGCACGACGAGCTCGGCATCGACGAGGTGCTGACCGCCTATGGCCTGACCGAGGGCAGCGGCTGCGTCAGCGCCACCCAGGCGGGCGATCCGGTCGAGCTGGTCGCGTCGACCTGCGGGCGGCCGATCCCCGGGGTCGAGGTGCGGCTGGTCGACGGCGCGGGCCGCGACGTGCCGGCCGGCGAGCCGGGCGAATTGCTGGTGCGCGGCTTCAACGTGATGAAGGGCTATCTCGACGATCCCCGGGCGACCGCCGAGACGATCGACGGCGACGGCTGGCTGCGCACCGGCGACATCGCGACGCAGGACGCGCGCGGCTATCTGCGCATCACCGACCGCGCCAAGGACCTGTTCATCTGCGGCGGCTTCAACTGCTACCCGGCCGAGATCGAGGCGCGGCTGCTCGAGCATCCCGACGTCGCGCGGGTCGCGGTGGTGGGGCGCCCCGACGAGCGGATGGGCGAGGTCGGCCATGCGGTGGTGGTGCCCCGGCCGGGCGCGGCGCGCGACGGCAAGGCGCTGCTCGCCTGGTGTCGCGAGCAGATGGCCAATTACAAGGTGCCGCGCAGCGTCGAATGGGTCGACGAGCTGCCCGTCAACGCGGCGGGCAAGGTCCAGCGCTTCCTGCTCAAATGA
- a CDS encoding Xylose isomerase domain protein TIM barrel (PFAM: Xylose isomerase domain protein TIM barrel), protein MSMPQLILAAGTVQAVPLLDRLAPARAAGFAGISIFAADLEALAADGVGLPEVRARIADAGLFVSEVEIVGNWLPGAPAKANPAWLAALLDRSTGERLTGLADAVGARGITVAELQGVACDPATAADAFARLCETADGAGLHVALEFVPTGGIPDLATAWAIVRAAGRANGGLLVDSWHFFRSGSDLALLAGLPGDAIRSIQICDAPAVPEADLDREMVRGRLLPGEGELGLAGFAAALRATGTTAPWSVEVFSDRLAGEPVDIVARRCADAARTLLQGEIDG, encoded by the coding sequence ATGAGCATGCCGCAACTCATCCTCGCGGCGGGCACCGTCCAGGCGGTGCCGCTGCTCGACCGGCTCGCGCCCGCGCGGGCGGCGGGGTTCGCCGGCATCTCGATCTTCGCCGCCGACCTGGAGGCGCTGGCGGCCGACGGCGTCGGCCTGCCCGAGGTCCGTGCCCGCATCGCCGACGCCGGGCTGTTCGTCTCGGAGGTCGAGATCGTCGGCAACTGGCTGCCCGGCGCCCCGGCCAAGGCCAATCCCGCCTGGCTCGCGGCGCTGCTCGACCGCTCGACCGGCGAGCGACTGACCGGCCTTGCCGACGCGGTCGGCGCGCGGGGGATCACCGTCGCCGAATTGCAGGGCGTCGCCTGCGACCCTGCGACCGCGGCCGATGCCTTCGCGCGGCTCTGCGAGACGGCGGACGGCGCCGGGCTGCACGTCGCGCTGGAGTTCGTGCCGACCGGCGGCATTCCCGATCTCGCGACCGCCTGGGCGATCGTCCGCGCGGCGGGCCGGGCGAACGGCGGCCTGCTGGTCGACAGCTGGCATTTCTTCCGCAGCGGATCGGACCTGGCGCTGCTCGCCGGCCTGCCCGGCGACGCGATCAGGAGCATCCAGATTTGCGACGCGCCGGCGGTGCCTGAGGCCGACCTCGACCGCGAGATGGTGCGCGGGCGGCTGCTGCCGGGCGAGGGCGAGCTCGGCCTCGCCGGCTTCGCCGCGGCGCTGCGCGCCACCGGAACCACGGCGCCCTGGTCGGTCGAGGTCTTCTCCGACCGGCTCGCGGGCGAACCTGTCGACATCGTCGCGCGGCGCTGCGCCGACGCGGCGCGGACATTGCTGCAAGGAGAGATCGATGGCTGA
- a CDS encoding nuclear transport factor 2 (PFAM: nuclear transport factor 2) encodes MTSPDQMVRAVQSYVEAFDKGDPEMVVALFAADATVEDPVGTPPHVGHDAIRAFYTRSMQTGARLHLDGPVRVAGDTAAFAFHVGFAKPGMQVDVIDLFRFGADGKVVSMQAFFGPTNMKGF; translated from the coding sequence ATGACCAGCCCAGACCAGATGGTTCGCGCCGTACAGAGCTATGTCGAGGCGTTCGACAAGGGCGACCCCGAGATGGTGGTCGCCCTGTTCGCGGCCGACGCGACGGTCGAGGACCCGGTCGGCACCCCGCCGCATGTCGGCCATGACGCGATCCGCGCCTTCTACACGAGGTCGATGCAGACCGGGGCCAGGCTCCACCTCGACGGGCCGGTGCGCGTCGCCGGCGACACCGCCGCCTTCGCCTTCCATGTCGGCTTCGCCAAGCCCGGCATGCAGGTCGACGTGATCGACCTGTTCCGGTTCGGCGCCGACGGCAAGGTCGTATCGATGCAGGCCTTTTTCGGCCCCACCAACATGAAGGGATTCTGA
- a CDS encoding Glyoxalase/bleomycin resistance protein/dioxygenase (PFAM: Glyoxalase/bleomycin resistance protein/dioxygenase), whose protein sequence is MAVRSLAYIRVETRDLAAWRSFAEGVVGAAATPDSNDERLLLRLDGRPWRFCIEKGEQDRYLCAGLECPDEAQWQATVDRLAKAGVALERADAATIAQRHVRGMVSLADPAGNRIELIWGNVVAGTPFVSPAGVPAFITGEMGFGHVVVPTNCYEETRRFYKELLGFGDSDEMRVFFPGGPEQGLGMSFMHATGPRHHSVAVGEFPAPSGLIHTMVEVPSVDDVGLALDRALAAGVHISSTLGRHTNDKMISFYMRTPSGFDIEFGCGGEQTADWTTVTPTFTIKEDLWGHKWDFGT, encoded by the coding sequence ATGGCGGTCCGATCGCTGGCCTATATTCGCGTCGAGACGCGCGACCTGGCGGCCTGGCGCAGCTTCGCCGAGGGCGTCGTCGGCGCCGCGGCAACGCCCGATTCGAACGACGAGCGACTGCTGCTCCGCCTCGACGGGCGGCCGTGGCGCTTCTGCATCGAGAAGGGCGAGCAGGACCGCTATCTGTGCGCCGGGCTCGAATGCCCGGACGAGGCGCAGTGGCAGGCCACCGTCGACCGGCTGGCCAAGGCCGGCGTCGCGCTGGAACGGGCCGACGCCGCGACGATCGCGCAGCGCCACGTCCGCGGCATGGTGTCGCTGGCCGATCCCGCCGGCAACCGCATCGAGCTGATATGGGGCAATGTCGTCGCCGGCACGCCGTTCGTGTCGCCCGCCGGCGTCCCCGCCTTCATCACCGGCGAGATGGGCTTCGGCCATGTCGTGGTGCCGACCAACTGCTATGAGGAGACGCGCCGCTTCTACAAGGAGCTGCTCGGCTTCGGCGACAGCGACGAGATGCGCGTCTTCTTCCCCGGCGGGCCCGAGCAGGGGCTGGGCATGAGCTTCATGCACGCCACCGGCCCGCGCCACCACAGCGTCGCGGTGGGCGAGTTCCCGGCGCCGTCGGGCCTGATCCACACCATGGTCGAGGTGCCCTCGGTCGACGATGTCGGGCTGGCGCTCGATCGCGCGCTGGCGGCGGGCGTCCACATCTCGTCGACGCTCGGCCGGCACACCAACGACAAGATGATCAGCTTCTACATGCGGACCCCATCGGGCTTCGACATCGAGTTCGGCTGCGGCGGCGAGCAGACCGCCGACTGGACGACGGTGACCCCGACCTTCACGATCAAGGAGGACCTGTGGGGCCACAAATGGGATTTCGGAACGTGA
- a CDS encoding Alcohol dehydrogenase, zinc-binding domain protein (PFAM: Alcohol dehydrogenase, zinc-binding domain protein; Alcohol dehydrogenase GroES domain protein): MKAVRIHGVNDVRIDEIADPMVGPRDVLVRVRRCGLCGSDLGYIKAGGVAMPATEPFGIGHELSGTIEAVGAEVRGIAPGLRVVVNPMGDGNGIGAGLPEGAFAPLLRVSNATLGGAIHAIPDPVGWDAAALAEPLAVALHAVRRSGATREDRVALFGVGPIGLGIVFFLKRLGVRHVVAIDRSAARLERARRLGADLCVDAGTADVAAALGDAHGRGDLFGWPTVGTNLFFEASGAPSVLPSIVGMAPFHARAVMVAVHHQPIAIDWKMALGKEMSFVTSMAYPDEFPEVIAALSEPGFDADAFISHRLPLSRFDEALAAARDTAVSAKVMVACDA, encoded by the coding sequence ATGAAGGCAGTTCGCATTCACGGCGTGAACGATGTACGCATCGATGAGATCGCGGACCCGATGGTCGGGCCGCGCGACGTGCTGGTGCGCGTCCGCCGCTGCGGGCTGTGCGGGTCGGACCTCGGCTATATCAAGGCGGGCGGCGTCGCGATGCCTGCGACCGAGCCGTTCGGCATCGGCCACGAGCTGTCGGGAACGATCGAGGCGGTCGGCGCCGAGGTGCGCGGCATCGCGCCCGGCCTGCGCGTCGTGGTCAATCCGATGGGCGACGGCAACGGCATCGGCGCCGGGCTGCCCGAAGGCGCCTTCGCGCCGCTGCTGCGCGTCTCGAACGCGACGCTGGGCGGCGCGATCCACGCGATTCCCGACCCTGTCGGCTGGGACGCCGCCGCGCTGGCCGAGCCGCTGGCCGTGGCGCTCCACGCCGTCCGCCGCTCGGGCGCGACGCGCGAGGACCGGGTGGCGCTGTTCGGGGTCGGGCCGATCGGGCTCGGCATCGTCTTCTTCCTCAAGCGGCTGGGCGTCCGCCATGTCGTCGCGATCGACCGCTCGGCGGCGCGGCTCGAACGGGCGCGGCGGCTGGGCGCCGACCTCTGCGTCGACGCCGGGACCGCCGACGTCGCGGCCGCGCTCGGCGACGCGCATGGCCGGGGCGACCTGTTCGGCTGGCCGACGGTCGGCACCAACCTCTTCTTCGAGGCGTCGGGCGCGCCCTCGGTGCTGCCGTCGATCGTCGGCATGGCGCCGTTCCACGCCCGCGCGGTGATGGTCGCCGTCCACCACCAGCCGATCGCGATCGACTGGAAGATGGCGCTCGGCAAGGAGATGAGCTTCGTCACCTCGATGGCCTATCCCGACGAGTTCCCGGAGGTGATCGCCGCGCTGTCGGAACCCGGCTTCGACGCCGACGCCTTCATCAGCCACCGCCTGCCGCTGAGCCGCTTCGACGAGGCGCTGGCGGCGGCGCGCGACACCGCCGTCTCGGCCAAGGTGATGGTGGCCTGCGATGCCTGA
- a CDS encoding regulatory protein, TetR (PFAM: regulatory protein, TetR), with the protein MDQAGDRARRPGPRSGVRSIRQEAQVASSRREIVDALRDLLRSRRFDDLSVEDILAVSGVSRATFYRHFKSRRDVVVSMYEATMERAIPHFRLLARVAAGRLPALRWARGAVEFYRAEGQISVLIHGLAATDEAFHEKLRQDRQMLIRLLAPDVPAFAAALGEGAAARRQRARADIFFMMLDRISAEITLFAALADMSEYEAVLAERIDAFLHGSA; encoded by the coding sequence ATGGATCAGGCCGGGGATCGGGCCAGGCGGCCGGGGCCGCGATCGGGCGTGCGCTCGATCCGGCAGGAGGCGCAGGTCGCGTCCAGCCGGCGCGAGATCGTCGATGCGCTGCGCGACCTGTTGCGCTCGCGCCGGTTCGACGATCTGTCGGTCGAGGACATATTGGCCGTGTCCGGCGTCAGCCGCGCGACCTTCTATCGCCACTTCAAGTCGCGGCGCGACGTCGTCGTCTCGATGTACGAGGCGACGATGGAGCGGGCGATCCCGCACTTCCGCCTGCTCGCCAGGGTCGCGGCGGGCCGGCTGCCGGCGCTCCGCTGGGCGCGCGGAGCGGTCGAGTTCTACCGCGCCGAGGGGCAGATATCGGTGCTGATCCACGGCCTCGCCGCGACCGACGAGGCTTTCCACGAGAAGCTCCGCCAGGATCGCCAGATGCTGATCCGGCTGCTGGCGCCCGATGTCCCCGCCTTCGCGGCGGCGCTGGGCGAGGGCGCCGCCGCGCGCCGGCAAAGGGCGCGCGCCGACATCTTCTTCATGATGCTCGACCGGATCAGCGCCGAGATCACCCTGTTCGCCGCGCTGGCCGACATGTCGGAATATGAGGCGGTGCTGGCCGAGCGGATCGACGCCTTCCTCCACGGATCGGCCTGA
- a CDS encoding Acyl CoA:acetate/3-ketoacid CoA transferase beta subunit-like protein, whose translation MTAPDHMLSELLIVACSEVFRNNGEIVATGIGPIPRVAAGLAKTTHSPELLMTDGEAYLVEEPVPIGPRGYDDRKPSGYLPFSRYFDSAVWTGRRHALVSPIQIDRFGQMNLSYVGGTFDKPKVQMLGARGFPGNTIHHINSMFVPAHSTRIFVPGEVQSVSSVGYNPARRLKGADFSGVDLRFIVTDLCVMDFGGPDHAIRLVSLHDGVTLDQVREATGFDLLVDGTPPVTPAPTEEQLAIIARLDPHNIRATVLKGNPPGKRS comes from the coding sequence ATGACCGCGCCCGACCATATGTTGTCCGAACTGCTGATCGTCGCCTGTTCCGAGGTGTTCCGGAACAATGGCGAGATCGTCGCCACCGGCATCGGCCCGATCCCGCGCGTCGCCGCGGGGCTCGCCAAGACGACGCACAGCCCCGAGCTGCTGATGACCGACGGCGAGGCCTATCTGGTCGAGGAGCCGGTGCCGATCGGCCCGCGCGGCTATGACGACCGCAAGCCGTCGGGCTACCTGCCCTTCTCGCGCTATTTCGACAGCGCGGTGTGGACGGGGCGGCGCCACGCGCTGGTCTCGCCGATCCAGATCGACCGCTTCGGGCAGATGAACCTGTCCTATGTCGGCGGCACCTTCGACAAGCCCAAGGTCCAGATGCTGGGCGCGCGCGGCTTCCCCGGCAACACGATCCACCACATCAACTCGATGTTCGTGCCGGCCCATTCGACGCGCATCTTCGTCCCCGGCGAGGTCCAGTCGGTGTCGAGCGTCGGCTACAACCCGGCCCGGCGCCTGAAGGGCGCGGACTTCAGCGGCGTCGACCTGCGCTTCATCGTCACCGACCTGTGCGTGATGGACTTCGGCGGGCCCGACCATGCGATCCGGCTGGTGTCGCTGCACGACGGCGTGACGCTCGACCAGGTGCGCGAGGCGACCGGCTTCGACCTGCTGGTCGACGGTACGCCACCCGTCACCCCGGCGCCGACCGAGGAGCAGCTCGCCATCATCGCGCGGCTCGATCCGCACAATATCCGCGCGACGGTGCTCAAGGGGAATCCGCCCGGCAAGCGGAGCTGA
- a CDS encoding short-chain dehydrogenase/reductase SDR (PFAM: short-chain dehydrogenase/reductase SDR) — translation MGWSDIDFDYAGARVLVTGGTSGIGAAIAGAYADAGAQVTITGTRGSPADYDEDLSRFDYRQLDVERGEQVDAVAAGVDRLDILVNNAGLALGSLGFDEWDPAVFERSVAMHLTSAFRMAHGCRAALARSERPAGASIIGIASMTSYFGIGMIPGYGSAKTGILGLTRVLAAEWASQRIRVNAVAAGLTRSRMTAGAFEAPEWTAPTLQRTPLGRLGEPKDIAGAVLFLSSSAAAWITGQILPVDGGFTIAG, via the coding sequence ATGGGCTGGAGCGACATCGACTTCGACTATGCCGGGGCGCGGGTGCTGGTCACCGGCGGGACCAGCGGGATCGGCGCGGCGATCGCCGGCGCCTATGCCGATGCGGGCGCGCAGGTGACGATCACCGGCACGCGCGGCTCGCCCGCCGATTATGACGAGGACCTGTCGCGCTTCGACTATCGCCAGCTCGACGTCGAGCGGGGCGAGCAGGTCGACGCGGTGGCGGCGGGCGTCGACCGGCTCGACATATTGGTGAACAATGCCGGGCTCGCGCTCGGCTCGCTCGGCTTCGACGAATGGGACCCGGCGGTGTTCGAGCGGTCGGTGGCGATGCACCTGACCTCGGCCTTCCGCATGGCCCATGGCTGCCGCGCCGCGCTGGCGCGGAGCGAGCGGCCGGCGGGCGCCTCGATCATCGGCATCGCCTCGATGACCTCCTATTTCGGCATCGGCATGATCCCGGGCTACGGCTCCGCCAAGACCGGCATCCTCGGCCTGACCCGGGTGCTGGCCGCCGAATGGGCGTCGCAGCGCATCCGCGTCAACGCGGTCGCGGCGGGGCTGACCCGCAGCCGGATGACGGCGGGCGCGTTCGAGGCGCCCGAATGGACCGCGCCGACCCTGCAGCGCACCCCGCTCGGCCGGCTCGGCGAGCCGAAGGACATTGCCGGCGCGGTGCTGTTCCTGTCGAGCTCGGCCGCCGCGTGGATCACCGGGCAGATATTGCCGGTCGACGGCGGCTTCACGATCGCCGGATGA
- a CDS encoding oxidoreductase domain protein (PFAM: oxidoreductase domain protein; homoserine dehydrogenase, NAD-binding), with the protein MAEGRPGAVVVGTGFGLFTHVRALREAGFEVRAIVGRDRARTAERAAPLGIPLATDSLAEALADPATLLVTVATPPHAHYPVVMEAIAAGRHIVCEKPFARDLAQAREMRDAAERAGVIHMLGAEFRFDAAQALLRRIVADGAIGAPRQFLRIYHQPGLQDPAEKLSDWWEDADRGGGFLGAFGTHMIDQVLTTIGPIRRVSCVLQTLAPGRPHMTADDSYALQFECEGGAKGTLMAAMAAPGSLVMATKVVGTAGGAWIQSGATFGDPEEVWVMDAAGSRRIAMPDDLALPPPEPFPVAELIQTEQDRWHTMGFDVIPYARLFGEMRRRISGQAIDAREQAGSFDDAVRNQAVLDAARRSARQGGWTDVEID; encoded by the coding sequence ATGGCTGAGGGACGACCCGGTGCGGTGGTGGTGGGAACGGGCTTCGGCCTGTTCACCCATGTCCGCGCCCTGCGCGAGGCGGGGTTCGAGGTGCGCGCGATCGTCGGGCGCGATCGGGCGCGGACGGCGGAGCGCGCCGCGCCGCTCGGCATTCCGCTGGCGACCGACAGCCTGGCCGAGGCGCTGGCCGATCCGGCGACGCTGCTCGTCACCGTCGCGACGCCGCCGCACGCCCATTATCCGGTGGTGATGGAGGCGATCGCCGCCGGCCGGCACATCGTCTGCGAGAAGCCCTTCGCCCGCGATCTGGCGCAGGCGCGCGAGATGCGCGACGCCGCCGAGCGGGCGGGCGTGATCCACATGCTCGGCGCCGAGTTCCGCTTCGACGCGGCGCAGGCGCTGCTGCGGCGGATCGTCGCCGACGGCGCGATCGGCGCGCCGCGCCAGTTCCTGCGCATCTACCACCAGCCGGGCTTGCAGGACCCGGCCGAGAAGCTGAGCGACTGGTGGGAGGATGCCGACCGGGGCGGCGGCTTCCTCGGCGCCTTCGGCACCCACATGATCGACCAGGTGCTGACCACGATCGGGCCGATCCGCCGCGTGTCCTGCGTGTTGCAGACGCTCGCGCCCGGCCGTCCCCATATGACCGCCGACGACAGCTATGCGCTGCAGTTCGAATGCGAGGGCGGCGCGAAGGGCACGCTGATGGCGGCGATGGCCGCGCCCGGCTCGCTGGTCATGGCGACCAAGGTCGTCGGCACCGCGGGCGGCGCCTGGATCCAGTCGGGCGCGACCTTCGGCGATCCCGAGGAGGTGTGGGTGATGGACGCGGCCGGATCGCGCCGCATCGCCATGCCCGACGACCTCGCCCTGCCGCCGCCCGAGCCCTTCCCGGTCGCCGAACTGATCCAGACCGAGCAGGACCGCTGGCACACCATGGGGTTCGACGTGATACCCTATGCCCGGCTGTTCGGGGAGATGCGCCGCCGCATCTCCGGCCAGGCGATCGACGCCCGCGAGCAGGCGGGCAGCTTCGACGACGCGGTGCGCAACCAGGCCGTGCTCGACGCGGCGCGGCGATCGGCCCGGCAGGGCGGCTGGACCGACGTGGAAATCGACTGA
- a CDS encoding short-chain dehydrogenase/reductase SDR (PFAM: short-chain dehydrogenase/reductase SDR): MARLLENRIAFVTGGAGGIGAATAIAFAAEGAKVAVADLKDPEDTVRAIRDAGGEAYALSLDVTDQAAVDAAVDGVVAKWGRLDIAFNNAGVSLEDYTTPWESVELYDRVVAVNQRGVMLCMAAELRHMAPQKSGSIINTASVAGMVGLSGAGYCGSKHAVVGITRSAAMRYAAEGIRVNCVCPGAIATPMTENEAMSEDARAFMAQMHPMNRIGRAEEIADGVVFLASDKASFITGHPLAIDGGFLAR, from the coding sequence ATGGCGCGGCTGCTCGAGAACCGGATCGCCTTCGTCACCGGCGGCGCCGGCGGCATCGGCGCGGCGACCGCGATCGCCTTCGCCGCCGAGGGCGCGAAGGTGGCGGTCGCCGATCTCAAGGACCCCGAGGACACCGTCCGCGCGATCCGCGACGCGGGCGGCGAGGCCTATGCGCTGTCGCTCGACGTGACCGACCAGGCGGCGGTCGACGCCGCGGTCGACGGCGTCGTCGCGAAATGGGGCCGGCTCGACATCGCCTTCAACAATGCCGGCGTGTCGCTGGAGGACTACACGACCCCCTGGGAATCGGTCGAGCTGTACGACAGGGTCGTCGCCGTGAACCAGCGCGGCGTGATGCTGTGCATGGCGGCCGAGCTGCGCCACATGGCGCCGCAGAAGTCGGGATCGATCATCAACACCGCCTCGGTCGCCGGCATGGTCGGCCTGTCGGGCGCGGGCTATTGCGGCAGCAAGCACGCCGTGGTCGGCATCACCCGATCGGCGGCGATGCGCTACGCGGCCGAGGGCATCCGCGTGAACTGCGTCTGCCCCGGCGCGATCGCCACGCCGATGACCGAGAATGAGGCGATGAGCGAGGATGCGCGCGCCTTCATGGCGCAGATGCACCCGATGAACCGCATCGGCCGCGCCGAGGAGATCGCCGACGGCGTCGTCTTCCTGGCGTCGGACAAGGCCAGCTTCATCACCGGCCACCCGCTCGCGATCGACGGCGGCTTCCTGGCGCGCTGA